caatcccagcctcaaacctagtctcaatttcagcttcatacattataaactaatcaaacgcaaacacaattgcataacctaattcaaacatagtttgctctctgttaattacaaaccggcgatggcttctggaagctgtcgtctgctcaccaagtatcgggctctctgtcagaaatatgcaaacgattgtgctaaaccctcatgtaaccaagtatagcctaaatctatgaatgcttctttcatatctctttgtcacgtcctgtgacgcattctttaaaacttctatttcgccacccaaactctttaagccgctatttcgccacccaaattctttaaacttatatttcgcgatacaaattctttgaacttctattgcaccatccaaattcatcgctccgcaaagatgctgagtgagcaactcagccgggtcgtcgtacggcgagaacgctgacgatccggacgaggtggttcacccaaattgccaaatcaaaagtcgacctcattaatcaatatataataacgagaccaaaccgcccgcgttcAGACCAATTATAGTGCTGAACCAGTATCAGATAAAAATTAGTGTGTTTGATCGTTTTCGCCCCTTAACCGGGAAAGGGGTTAGAAAACGGATTCGGAAGCGATTTTTTGCCGGTGCGCGACCTTACCGAAGCGATAGACTTCCAGGTTTACGAAGCTCGTACAGAAAAAGGCACAATTTgtgaagaagaaaagtttAGACCCTGTAGTTGTATGTTAATAAAGTTTAATcagaaagaaatgttaaacAGTTCTTGCGTTCCGAAGCAACGCGTTCGAAATTCAGAAGAACTAGTACGCGAAAACGTATAAGAAGAAGCAGCGAGTTCGCAAGTATGCGGCggcatatttatattatgtttcCCCCTCCCCCGTCTCCGCCGTCGCCCGCCGGCCTACCAGCTCAGTCGGCTCGCTACGTCGGCCAACGGAGCGAGCGAGATCGCTGGAGGTCGACGGAACGAACAGCTGAGACGACGGAAGCGATCTAGCTTCTAgaaattttaagctttaacGTTCGACGCTCGAACATACCGCCCGCCTTCTTTGGACGGCAAAGAAGCACGCACTGCTTCAAAGAAACCTGGCCCATATATAACCTTAATGCGTCCAGTATAGTTACGCGCATCAGACCGTTGAACAAATGTGTAGTTTTAAGTGTATAAAGGTGAAAAGACTTACAACTAATATAATACAAAGGTaagtaattatataaaaaatagaacGTTATAAGTAACCTTGaaatataaagtataaagaaaagaaatatgcgATTGAATCGACTATGGCAGCAAACCGCCCGCCATAaactatataaatttttaaacgcaTGGAAAAATTCCAAACGGAAAATTACGTGGAAGCAGATGAAGTGACGTCAGCAGAAGACACCGGGAGGGGGCACAACTTGACTATTGGTCTGGTGACAGAACCGCTAATAGTTCTCAAGGTGGCTACTCTCACTCGTCCATCTGGCCCTGGATCAAGGGCTTCGACTCGGCCCAGCGGCCATTTTGCCGGAGGTTGCAATTCGTCGCGTAGTAACACTAGTGTCCCCAGCTCCAGGTTCTCCTTCTGCTGACGCCATTTGGGAAGCTGCTGAAGGCTTTGCAGATATTCCCGCCTCCACCTGTGCCAAAAGTGAGAACGTAATATAGATATTTGTCGCCAACGCGAAATAAGAGAAATATTATGCGATTCGGATTCTGGATCCGGAACGATACAAGTGGGTTCACCGATTAAAAATTGTCCGGGTATTAGTGCCGACAGGTCCGAGGGGTCGTCGGAAAGTGGATGTAGCGGCCGTGAATTTACGCATGCTTCCACCTGGTACAAGAGCGTTGTCATCTCCTCGAAGGTAAGCGTAGCGTTTTCAACGATTCTCCGTAGGTGGTGCTTAACCGTTCTAACTCCTGCCTCCCATAGGCCCCCGAAGTGCGGAGCATACGGAGGGATGAAGCTCCAGTCCGTGCCATCGGCTGCCAACGAAGCTgcggcgtctaagtagaaggCGGAGGCGCCGCGGAACATGTTGCGCAACTCCCGGTCCGCTCCGTGGAAAACGGTCCCATTATCGCTCAACATGTTGGCGCAGCGACCTCTGCGACTGACGAACCTGCGAAAAGCGGCTAGGAATGAGGCAGAGGTAAGATCTGAGACCGCTTCAAGATGAATTGCGCGTGTAGTAAGGCAAATGAACAGCGCTATATATCCCTTGTAGGATTTGTGTCCTCTTCCTGGTGATAGCTGCAGCTTCACCGGTCCGGCATAGTCCACCCCGGTGGAAATAAAGGGTCGCTGAGGAGTGATGCGCTCGAGCGGTAAGGGGGCCATCAGCTGCGTGGTCGGCCTACCACTGTAGCGAGCAGATTTTACGCACCCTTTAATGACGTCTCGCACCAACGAACGGCCATGGATTATCCAGTACGTCGCGCCAGCATGCTCCTGGTGAGTTGCGGTCCTCCGTGCAAGGTACGGAGATGGGCATCTCGAACCAAAAGAGTAGCCAAAGCATTCTTCTTCCCGATGATGTAAGGGTGCCTCTCATTGTAGGGAGGAGAGGCTAGGTCGAGGCGGCCCCCGACGCGTAGTAGCCCTTGGTCATCCAGGAAGGGCTTCAAGGCCCTAAGAGCAGAAGATCGCCGTACCTCCTTGCGCTGTTGAAGCTGGTCGACCTCTGATTGGAAATCGGACTTCTGAGCTAGCCCGATAGCGATCCGTAGAGCAGCGTCTCGCTCCGAAGCCCGGATAAACCCGGTTTCGGTGTTCAGCTTCCTGGTAAGTCGATGAAATCTAGAGCAGAGAGCAATCACTGCCGTTAAGCGTGTTAAACTTGAAAACCTTGATAGGAGATCGTTCTCCTCGTTTTCCTTTGCCAGGTAGATTTGTGCTCGGCCCCTCTCCAAGTCCGCATCTTCGACCTTTCCTAGAGGTGATGCAGGCCACAGATCTGGGGGGTCGACGAGCCAGGAGGGTCCACTCCACCATAGATGCGACGACAGGAGCTCCGACGGCGTTATCCCTCTGGTAGCCAAATCCGCCGGGTTGTGTTTGGTTGCCACGTGCCTCCAATTTTGAGGCGGAACATTGGACTGCACCGTGGCAACCCTGTGGGCAACAAAGGGCTTCCAGGTTGAGGCATGCCCTTTTATCCAGTGGAGGGTAACGCTGGAGTCCGTCCAAGCCGTGATGGTTGCTGGTAAGATCAATCCCTTTTGTACCTCCGCTATTAGTTTGGAAAGTAGCACCGCGCCGCACAGTTCCAGTCGTGGTATGCTAAGTGCCTTGACCGGTGCCACCTTGGTTTTTGCCACAAGCAGTGTGGCCACGCTGGATTCTCCCCTGGACACTCGCAGGTAGACGACGGCTGCATAGGCTCGCTGGGAGGCATCGCAGAACCCGTGCAGCTCCAGTTGCGCAATGTCCGCCGAGTAATTCGTCCAGCGAGGAATTGCCAAAGCGTCGAGTTGGCTCAGCTTGCTTCGGAATGTTTCCCATGCGGAAAGTAGTTGCTCAGGTAAGTCCTCATCCCATTCTGCGCCAATTATCCAAAGATCCTGCATAAGAAtctttgcaaaaattaaaacaggGGCCGCCCATCCCAAAGGATCGAAGAGGCTGGCTACTTCCGATAGGATACGCCTTTTAGTGTATCGCGTGGGCTCATTGAGAGGTGGAAGAACACGCAAAGAGAAGGTGTCCGTGTTTGGCCTCCAGACGACCCCCAAGGTACTGACTCCAGGGTAGTCCTGGAACACGCACGTTTGAAATTCTTCCGCTTCCTGCAAGCTTGGTTTATTCGATGCCCATTTGCTCAGATCGAACCCTCCCGATTGCAGGATGGAGATAACCTGTCGTCTCAATTCGAGGGCTGCTTTCTCGTCGTCGGCTCCGACAAGAATGTCGTCCACATACGAATGCCGACGAATTGCGACCGCTCCCAGCGGGAAACGCTCCTCCTCATCTTCAGCAAGTTGGACCAACACCCTCAGCGCTAGGAAGGGTGCGCAGGCTGTGCCATAGGTGACGGTCTTGAGCCTGAAGTCCTGTACAGGTTGATCGGGTCTGGAGCGCCAAAGTATCCTGGTCCAATCCGCATCCGTGTGGTGTACCCGAATCTGTCGGAACATTTTAACAATATCCGAGGTAAATACTACTCGAAATAAGCGCCATCGTGTTAGAATCATCCAGAGGTCTGACTGTAGTTTCGGTCCAGGCATCAAACAGTCGTTAAGAGAGGATCCAGTGGCGGTGCGAAAGGAGGCGTTGAAGACGACCCTGATTTTGCCGCTAGGGTCGTATCGCTTCACCACGGCATGGTGCGGTAGATAGTAAGCTGGATCCTGAACCGCAGACTCCGGTACCGCCTCCATGTGATCCAAGGCTGCGTATTCCTCCATGAACTGCGAGTACTTGTCTCGCCAGGCTTCGTTGGATGCCAACCTGCGCTCACAGCTGAGCAGCAACTTTAGCGCCGTTGATCTGCAGGGCTTCAGGGCAAGGCTTGGATCCAATTTGAAAGGTAGGTGTACCGAATAGCGGCCGGTTTCGTCCCGAGAATGCGTCTCTCGAAAGTGCCGCTCACATTCCCGTTCCTCTGGTGATAACGGAGGCTGCTCGTGTAGCTCTTCGACCTCCCAAAAGCGTCGAAGCAGCCTATTGGTTGAGTCGTCCGTTTGGCAGTGAAGGCTGTGGACGACCGCCTTGCTGCCTTGACCTTTGGTGTCGGAGACTGGGCCCATCAACACCCACCCGAAAGGAGTGCGCCTCGCCGTCGGTGTGCCAACCGGCCCGACCCGCGACTCGTCCTGTAACAAAACTCCACAAATATCAGCTTCCAGGATTAAGTCAACACGAGAGGGTACTCCGTATTCCGGATCCGCAAGAGTCACTCCTTAAAGATGCGGCCAGGATTGTGAGTGCACTACTCGAGCGGGAAGTAACGCAGTAAGTTTCCGCAGCACCAACGCTCGAACCGACAAATGAAAGCTGGGGTCCAGACGAGAGCGTAAGGAAAGAGAAACCTCACTTTTCGCCACTCCGCTTTCATTCTCCTGAACTCCTGAGATGGCGATGCTGACCGCCCGCCGTGGCAAACGGAGTGCTTGAGCTACCCAAGCAGATACAAGCGACGTGTCCGAACCGGTGTCCAACAAGGCTCTGACCTCGAGAAGTCCTCCTGATGGTGCCTCCACCTTAACCTTGGCCGTCGCTAATAGTGCGGCGGGTCGAGTGGTAGCTGAACAGGCAAAGGAAGCGGCCACGCCCTTCTCTTCTGTTTCGGTGGAGGCCGTTGAAGTTTGCGATGTCGAAACGTCTCCGACGTTCGCGGGCGTATTCTTCGTGGGACTCGGCATCGCATCATGGAGCAGCGTATGGTGCTTGTGGCCACAAGCTAAGCAGACTTGGCTTGACGGGCACTTGGTTAAGTCGTGGCCAACGGTCAAGCAATTAAAGCACGCCTGTAGTTGCTGGGCTCGCTCCTTCCGGCGCCGAGGTGGAAGCGCCTTTAGCTTTGAACAATAAGCAAAGTTATGATTTCCAGCACACGAGGGGCATTTACGAGGGGCGGGACTCTTTGCCGAAGCAG
The genomic region above belongs to Osmia bicornis bicornis chromosome 9, iOsmBic2.1, whole genome shotgun sequence and contains:
- the LOC123988108 gene encoding uncharacterized protein LOC123988108, with the protein product MLSDNGTVFHGADRELRNMFRGASAFYLDAAASLAADGTDWSFIPPYAPHFGGLWEAGVRTVKHHLRRIVENATLTFEEMTTLLYQVEACVNSRPLHPLSDDPSDLSALIPGQFLIGEPTCIVPDPESESHNISLISRWRQISILRSHFWHRWRREYLQSLQQLPKWRQQKENLELGTLVLLRDELQPPAKWPLGRVEALDPGPDGRVRVATLRTISGSVTRPIVKLCPLPVSSADVTSSAST
- the LOC123988109 gene encoding uncharacterized protein LOC123988109 codes for the protein MPATEYADILREQEELGRWIQRFWTNLCKLGREKITRAVLEQRRGLLERYWDAFLNGHRQLLRFKEAQDSAYVDQDRFSTIEEAYLQVAAQMAQYQEDLAQAGPSRGVQPPPETPEKPQLPKIQLPTFSGDPLKWESFRDLFKSLVHSVPNLQDVRKLLYLKSALTGEAAEVIQNTPITDAGYQGAWEDLEQRYGNLRLLSFAHHRALLSFPPAQQQSAKELKRLLDTFKQSIRAYTALKKPVAQWDEWFVYFLSQKLDKTTHLVWETSLADSRDVPSFRQLSLFLENRIQALDAAQEADPVLHPATSKGAPAKTKREAPVKRTNVAVLAASAKSPAPRKCPSCAGNHNFAYCSKLKALPPRRRKERAQQLQACFNCLTVGHDLTKCPSSQVCLACGHKHHTLLHDAMPSPTKNTPANVGDVSTSQTSTASTETEEKGVAASFACSATTRPAALLATAKVKVEAPSGGLLEVRALLDTGSDTSLVSAWVAQALRLPRRAVSIAISGVQENESGVAKRVTLADPEYGVPSRVDLILEADICGVLLQDESRVGPVGTPTARRTPFGWVLMGPVSDTKGQGSKAVVHSLHCQTDDSTNRLLRRFWEVEELHEQPPLSPEERECERHFRETHSRDETGRYSVHLPFKLDPSLALKPCRSTALKLLLSCERRLASNEAWRDKYSQFMEEYAALDHMEAVPESAVQDPAYYLPHHAVVKRYDPSGKIRVVFNASFRTATGSSLNDCLMPGPKLQSDLWMILTRWRLFRVVFTSDIVKMFRQIRVHHTDADWTRILWRSRPDQPVQDFRLKTVTYGTACAPFLALRVLVQLAEDEEERFPLGAVAIRRHSYVDDILVGADDEKAALELRRQVISILQSGGFDLSKWASNKPSLQEAEEFQTCVFQDYPGVSTLGVVWRPNTDTFSLRVLPPLNEPTRYTKRRILSEVASLFDPLGWAAPVLIFAKILMQDLWIIGAEWDEDLPEQLLSAWETFRSKLSQLDALAIPRWTNYSADIAQLELHGFCDASQRAYAAVVYLRVSRGESSVATLLVAKTKVAPVKALSIPRLELCGAVLLSKLIAEVQKGLILPATITAWTDSSVTLHWIKGHASTWKPFVAHRVATVQSNVPPQNWRHVATKHNPADLATRGITPSELLSSHLWWSGPSWLVDPPDLWPASPLGKVEDADLERGRAQIYLAKENEENDLLSRFSSLTRLTAVIALCSRFHRLTRKLNTETGFIRASERDAALRIAIGLAQKSDFQSEVDQLQQRKEVRRSSALRALKPFLDDQGLLRVGGRLDLASPPYNERHPYIIGKKNALATLLVRDAHLRTLHGGPQLTRSMLARRTG